A genomic window from Trueperella bialowiezensis includes:
- the rlmN gene encoding 23S rRNA (adenine(2503)-C(2))-methyltransferase RlmN gives MKNQHANPGVRQVRPRNESGRELTLTFHEKRRGKPPRHLADLDRGERRELLEQMGHPGFRADQISAHYFTHRTIDPDRMTDLPENGREELVAAVLPPLMERVSSQVADGGKTLKVLWKLHDGVVVESVLMAYPDRATLCLSSQAGCGMACPFCATGQAGLSRNLSAAEIVEQLRRNMEIAESGELGAPRRVTNVVFMGMGEPMANYPAVREALRRMIEPAPEGFGMSARNVTVSTVGLVPAIKKLALEGMPVTLAVSLHAPDDGLRDDLIPINSRYKVGELLDAARLYFVKTGRRVSIEYALIKDMNDHQWRAQLLAAELNRRGRGWAHVNPIPLNPTPGSIWTASTAAATRTFVDTLRAEGISTTVRDTRGSDIDGACGQLAAEVVDRDNVARRAKKAQEAVEVRIMEHRAEPKDLAQQLAAGRRGTDG, from the coding sequence ATGAAAAACCAGCACGCTAACCCCGGTGTTCGTCAGGTTCGCCCTCGTAACGAGAGCGGCCGTGAACTGACCCTGACCTTTCATGAGAAGCGCAGGGGTAAGCCGCCGCGCCATCTTGCGGATCTTGATCGGGGCGAGCGCCGGGAACTTCTTGAGCAGATGGGACACCCGGGTTTTCGGGCCGACCAGATCTCTGCACACTATTTCACCCACCGGACGATCGACCCGGATCGGATGACGGATCTGCCTGAAAATGGCAGGGAAGAGCTCGTGGCGGCGGTGTTGCCGCCGCTCATGGAGCGGGTATCTAGCCAGGTTGCCGACGGCGGGAAAACGCTGAAGGTGTTGTGGAAGTTGCATGACGGCGTCGTTGTGGAATCCGTGCTCATGGCATATCCGGACCGGGCTACCTTGTGCCTGTCCTCGCAAGCTGGCTGCGGTATGGCGTGCCCGTTTTGTGCGACGGGCCAAGCCGGGCTGTCGCGTAACCTGTCAGCTGCCGAAATTGTTGAGCAGTTGCGGCGCAACATGGAGATCGCAGAGTCGGGCGAACTAGGGGCGCCGCGGCGGGTGACGAACGTTGTGTTCATGGGAATGGGCGAGCCGATGGCGAACTATCCGGCTGTACGGGAAGCTCTGCGGCGGATGATTGAGCCGGCACCGGAAGGATTCGGGATGTCGGCCAGGAACGTCACCGTGTCGACTGTTGGGCTCGTGCCAGCAATTAAGAAGCTCGCATTGGAGGGCATGCCGGTCACGCTCGCCGTGTCGTTACACGCTCCCGACGACGGCCTGCGTGATGACCTGATTCCGATCAACTCCCGGTACAAGGTGGGCGAGCTACTGGATGCGGCACGCCTGTATTTCGTGAAGACCGGGCGGCGCGTGTCGATCGAATATGCGCTCATTAAAGACATGAATGACCACCAGTGGCGGGCCCAGCTCCTGGCAGCCGAACTGAATCGGCGCGGGCGCGGCTGGGCGCACGTCAACCCTATTCCGCTCAATCCCACCCCGGGCAGTATTTGGACGGCGTCAACTGCTGCCGCAACGCGTACGTTCGTCGATACACTACGGGCAGAGGGTATTTCGACGACGGTACGTGACACACGCGGATCTGACATCGACGGCGCGTGCGGGCAGCTGGCAGCCGAAGTGGTGGATCGGGATAACGTGGCACGCCGGGCGAAGAAAGCGCAGGAGGCGGTCGAGGTGCGGATTATGGAACATCGTGCCGAACCAAAAGATTTGGCGCAGCAGTTAGCAGCGGGTCGGAGGGGGACAGATGGCTGA
- a CDS encoding DivIVA domain-containing protein gives MADTFERVDKGDYGYKAEQVEEFLERAKQAYGGDDSLGIDETSVRNIAFDWVRGGYDPKLVDAALDRLESAFVQQRRARVVDEEGEAAWLDRTYELAQSLYPRLMRPNGEKFADATGQGYAKKDVDALMARLADYFSGTQSLSSADLRLASFPTARGSQAYSEAVVDVFIDRAVSVLLAVE, from the coding sequence ATGGCTGACACGTTCGAACGAGTTGATAAGGGCGATTACGGCTATAAGGCCGAGCAAGTAGAAGAGTTCTTGGAGCGCGCCAAGCAAGCTTACGGCGGTGATGACTCGCTGGGGATTGATGAGACATCGGTGCGCAACATCGCTTTTGATTGGGTACGTGGCGGATATGATCCGAAACTCGTGGATGCGGCGTTAGACAGGCTCGAATCGGCGTTCGTGCAACAGCGCCGGGCACGGGTAGTGGACGAGGAAGGCGAGGCCGCGTGGTTGGACCGCACATATGAGCTCGCGCAGAGCTTGTATCCGCGGCTGATGCGCCCGAACGGGGAGAAGTTCGCGGATGCCACGGGCCAAGGTTATGCGAAGAAGGACGTGGACGCCCTCATGGCAAGGCTCGCCGACTATTTTTCGGGAACGCAATCGCTTTCGTCGGCCGATTTACGTTTGGCGTCCTTCCCGACGGCACGCGGGTCTCAGGCATATTCGGAGGCGGTTGTCGACGTGTTTATTGACCGTGCCGTGTCCGTGCTACTGGCAGTCGAATAA